In Candidatus Methylomirabilota bacterium, the following proteins share a genomic window:
- a CDS encoding SDR family oxidoreductase, which yields METRLDGKVALITGASRGIGLAIAEGLAEDGASVGMAARTSGVLREAAERVARRYGVKTLPVETDMGDRRQVARLVRAVGETFGRIDIVVNGGADVPSSPPLQATEEDWESGIATKLLGYVRCTREALPWMESAGGGAVIHVVSISGREPVGASGVPGAVNAALLNLTKTMATELAPRGIRVNAVNPGFTATGRMERHTAAMAREAGVDQAVLKDRILGMTPLGRFAQAADVANLVRFLVSDRASFITGAAFTIDGGFTRGAF from the coding sequence ATGGAGACGCGGCTTGACGGGAAGGTGGCGCTGATCACCGGCGCCAGTCGGGGCATCGGTCTGGCCATCGCCGAGGGGCTGGCCGAGGACGGGGCGTCGGTCGGCATGGCGGCCCGGACCAGCGGTGTGCTGCGAGAGGCCGCGGAACGGGTGGCCCGGCGGTACGGCGTCAAGACGCTTCCCGTCGAAACGGACATGGGCGACCGGCGCCAGGTCGCCCGCCTGGTGCGGGCCGTCGGGGAGACGTTCGGGCGAATCGACATCGTCGTCAACGGGGGAGCGGACGTCCCCAGCAGCCCGCCGCTCCAGGCGACGGAGGAGGACTGGGAGTCCGGCATCGCGACCAAGCTGCTGGGGTATGTCCGCTGCACCCGCGAGGCGCTGCCGTGGATGGAGTCGGCCGGTGGCGGCGCCGTGATCCACGTCGTGAGCATCAGCGGCCGGGAGCCGGTCGGCGCCAGCGGCGTGCCGGGCGCCGTCAACGCGGCCTTGCTGAATCTCACCAAGACCATGGCCACCGAGCTCGCCCCGCGCGGCATTCGGGTCAACGCCGTCAACCCCGGCTTCACCGCCACCGGCCGCATGGAGCGGCACACGGCGGCCATGGCCAGGGAGGCCGGAGTCGACCAGGCGGTCCTGAAGGATCGGATCCTCGGCATGACGCCGCTCGGGCGCTTCGCCCAGGCGGCGGACGTCGCGAACCTCGTTCGGTTCCTGGTGTCGGACCGGGCCTCCTTCATCACGGGCGCCGCCTTCACCATCGACGGCGGCTTCACGCGGGGAGCCTTCTGA